ATAGTTAAAGGCATTAAAATGAGAgattagtcactgaacatctcaAGAAGAGAAAGATAAAAGacatttcaattcaaatgagttattGCAATGAAAAATCACAAACTACTGAATTGTACATttagatttttcctgtttattaaaattgtaactcttattttcccctaacatattaatttgccactgtgatgttttgttagatgagttccagttttggctttggtactgactaatctaatgtatatgcacaaatataatattgtaaagctttctaaagaaaataataatataaaagagAGAtcagtgaggggtgtactcatatatgctgagcactgtagatattGTGATATTAAAACATGTCTTAAAAGATGATTGAATAGCTctgtttgtaaaaataaaatacttattttctATTGACTGAGGTGATGCTGTAGGGGAGTATACAGTATCTGCATATAAtagaggaaaacacacacaactaCAATAGAGCTAGAATGCAAATGAAATAAactgtgctttttgtttttgtgtttgtttgtttgttttttgttctacAGAGTCTGTTCATCTATTAATTATTGTTGAaactattaatgttttattttcttgtgCTTGAAAAATGTAAGTTTAATCGAGAAGTGCGGACATGCTTTCTGAACTGGTGCCTGCTCAACTATGATCCCAACTTAACATCACACATCCTGTAATCACACAATACAGTGTCAATGCTCAAACAGTATATTGTGCAGAtctaaataaaacactaaaactaACCTAATCAGAactggcatatatatatatatatatatatatatatatatatatatatatatatatatatatatatatatatatatatatatgtgtgtgtgtatgtgaacagttcagatatatataaattttttatatatatatagggtattTTTCCCCCTCAAAAACcgaaagataaaaaataatagaGAAAGTAAAAGTGTTTTGGTAATCCCCTTCAGTATTTTGGTATTCCCCTTTATAGTCTGTTTAAGCAGGTAATCCACACACAGACCTTTTGTTTTTCTCATCCGGTGAAGTGGTTAGATCCATGAGCTAGTCTTcagtaagtatttatttacatttattaatttgactGTTTATTTGATAGCAGTAAGAGTGCATTAAGCTGTCATTTCACACTTATACATAgaaaaaatgttttcttgttaCCAGAAACACGTTTATAGTCAATGTTTTGAGTTATATTTATGGCGCACATGGTAATGTGTTAACTGACCTACATACCATGACATTTATGACATAAATTGTGGacaattatttcaaaatattgcagaaATGGCCGCTTGCAGCTGTATATTATTTCAATCATtgggattttatatatatatatatatatctaaaagaGGCCATTTGTGCCATATTACAAAATAAACGTTGCATATATGACATCTATTTCAATATATAATCCAAAAATTAACTTGTATATCATGTTTATATGTATTATGAATATATTACCATGTGTATTATGTTTCTTTGTGCAGAGGAACAGAAATGTCTCCTAACATTCATTCTCTAATCTTGTGCCTCTACCTCTCTCAAACTCAAATTCAAAcatgctttattggcatgactaaTCTTATATATGTATTACCAAAGCGTTTGTGATGTtaacatttaacaaaacatgagAAAACAACTGACATACAGTAGACGTgataaaaatcacaataattaacagtttaacaaacaacatttaaagataaaataatattaattaataattatgattCAGTATATTtagatttgtgtatgtgtgctctTTCTCTCAGGTTTGTCCACCAGTGGAAGTGGTCCAAGAGTATTTATGCCATGAAGGTACAGTAGATTGACCGCTGAGAGCTCTCCTATCCCCTGTAATGTCAGACATTTTATACACAATATTTTCAGGCACTTGCACTGGCTGAATACTGTTAGAGGTAAACTAAGCTCCTACGCTTTACGCTTTATTTAGCACCCTGTGTCAAGGGGTCTGATAAACTGTGATGCAGTTTTCCACAGATAAGTGTCTAGAAGTGTCTTCTTCTTCTTGGGCTAAAACGTTTAGGatcaaatattgtcattttagttttagaatgttaaaaaactgaacaataaataaaaaaccattAGGGCCACTAGTAAGATTAGCCTTAATACATTTGTTACAGTTATGATGCTGCTGTTGAAAATCATACACGATGCAACTGTATAAGCTTAAGCATTCATTAGAGCATTGTAGTAAAAAAAGAATTACACTTAAAACATACCAAATGCAATGTGTACTTATAATTAACTTCATGAATAATAACAATTGATTAGTCTATTAGGAGGGAGAATCTTACTAAAATAATCTTCTGTGACAAAATCTTAAAGTGCCTGTATTACACGTGTCACTGTTTGTAAAGGTTAAATCTCTGCAAAGTTATAGATCATAACGAACAACAAAGTTACTTTTTCCTTCAAGAATCAATTCTATTATGAACCTGTGAATCTGAGCCTTTGGTCTTCGTTGCCGGCTAACATCAGCTTTGACCTGCCTCAAATACTTCAGTTGATTTGTTCTGCCAAGCCAACATTAATTactgaggaaaaacaaacaaacaagtatttAACAACTTCTGCAAAACTACTGTTGTGATGACTAAAACTGAGAAATAAATCTGTTAGTTTGTTTCTATTGTTTATAATGATCATAATTCAGTCACTAAGCATTTGAGctcaacaaaataaaattcagATGTGATTTACCTGAAGGCATTTGAAGCGTTCataagctcaacagaaatgtgttTGATTAATTCTCAGATCTAAATGAAATCTGATGGTGCGCAGATGTAATTTTAATGCCAAAATTGATACTGTGcgttcatttttattattcactttAATTGCAAAAGTTGTAAAAAAGATTTAATCACATTGTGCAAGGGCTTTTTTACTTGTAGAgtattttgttcatgttaatcAGCTAATTCTTTTAATGATTCATCACTGGAATTAAATTGggttaaattaaaatcaaactgCTAATTTGTCTATACTATTTCAATGTATTGTCATAATTACAAACTCGCTGGTTTGTAGCAGTTTTACCGTCAGCtgcactttgtttttgtttgtttgttttagatatTTCCTCATTGTGGCAAATGATTCATAGTAAATACTTTACTTCCGCATTGAAAAATAAGGTGCATGTTACAGGAAAATGGAAGTGTTTTGATGTTGGATGCATGTAAACAACTGCAGGAGACTTTCAAAACAAAAAGGAACATTTAAGTAttaggatattattattattattattgttattattattattattattattattaggagttCTTTAAATGCCCTTTGTTTCAGCTGAGAATTTATAAAGCTTGTAAAATTATTCATGGCATTTGTAAATGTTGTGTAAATCTCAAATAAATCTTTACCTGGATACCTATTTTGATTAACATAGTTATATATGTGGAAAAGCAAGTGGATGGTATCTATGAATTGAAATCCCTCTTTATTTAGTTGTGTCAACAAATCCCAAcaattctttcttcttttctcagTGTCCCAGCTGTCAGGGGTATAAAGTTGACATTGTGGATCGTCAGCGAGCAGTCTGCAGGTCTTGCTCAAAATATCGTATATCACAGTTTCAGTTTTGCCGGGCCTGTCATAGAGAATGGCCACGGTATGCTTCAACCACCAGTGCCTGCCAGCTGCCCAACTGTGCGCTTCGTGCCGCCCTCCTCAGTGACATGAAAATCAATCAACCGAACAGCTCGGTTAAAGGATGCCCCTTTTTCAGGGCCTGTCCAGGATGCAAAGCCCTGCTAACTTACACTGGAGATCTCTGTCCCAACATCACTTGCCCTCATTGTAAAACATGGTTCTGCTTTCGCTGCCTGAATCACTCGAGTCATCACAGTACTGCATGCAGAGTGTTGGACAACAAGCAGAGTCTCAAAGATTTACAGTAGCTTTAATGAAAAAGTTCTGAACATTAAACATAGGTCTGATTTGGAAAAAagtaacaaatatttatatttctccCATAAACAGTGCATGAGTACACcatcttttgaaaatgaatgattttactAATTTCTCATGAACATAGCTAATacatttggtgcatttaaacaaaacagtttcatTAAATAGTTAAAGGCATTAAAATGAGAgattagtcactgaacatcttgtAAGAAGAGAAAGATAAaagacatttaaattcaaacgagTTATTGCAATGAAAAATCACAAACTACTGAATTGTACATttagatttttcctgtttattaaaattgtaactcttattttcccctaacatattaatttggcaCTGTGTTTTGTTAGAtgagttccagttttggctttggtactgactaatctaatgtatatgcacaaatataatattgtaaagctttctaaagaaaataataatataaaagagAGATCAGTGAGGGGTgtgctcatatatgctgagcactgtagatattGTGATATTAAAACATGTCTTAAAAGATGATTGAATAGCTctgtttgtaaaaataaaatacttattttctATTGACTGAGGTGATGCTGTAGGGGAGTATACAGTATCTgcatataatataggaaaacacAGACAACTACAATAGAGCTAGTATGCAAATGAAATAAactgtgctttttgtttttgtgtttgtttgtttgttttttgttctacAGAGTCTGTTCATCTATTAATTATTGTTGAaactattaatgttttattttcttgtgcttaaaaaatttaagtttaaTCCAGAAGTGCGGACATGCTTTCTGAACTGGTGCCTGCTCAACTATGATCCCAACTTAACATCACACATCCTGTAGTCACACAATACAGTGTCAATGCTCAAACAGTATATTGTGCAGATCTAAATAAAACACTGAAACTAACCTAATCAGAACTGGCCAGTTATATCAAATGTTATTTATAAGGGAACATTAACACTCGTTAAACATGTTATTGTAAACTCTAATATTcttcaatgtgttttaatatatacaaaactgattaatgataaataataagtgATTAATACAATGGACTCTTTCTGAATCTGAAATGCTCATTAATGcataaaatctgtaaaaatatttatttgactcAAGCTTAaattatacagtaaaataaatgccATTATTACATAAACTGTACCAACCACAACAGACTTgctcatctgaccaatcagagcagtgcaTACTTATGGAAGGCAAATAAGTGTCTccatgattcattcattaatttttcttagtgcttagtcccttatttatcaggggtcaccacagcggaatgaaccgctaactattccagcatgttttacgcagcggatgcctttctagccgcaacccagtacagtGAAAGTGTCTCCatgatttgaaaacaaaaataatcaccttatttttcacttcagTGACACTCAAACATTAGTATTTGTTTCTCGCTTCTACTGTCATCTGCTTTAATGTATTGTCTTAATTACAAACACACTGGTTTATAGCAGCTTTACTGTCTGTTgtactttgttttgtgtttagttacgactttgttttgcattttttttagttATATGAGGGTAAACTACTAAAAATAAAGATGTTTGCAAATGTATTGGATTTAAATATGCAAGGAAAAAAAGGATCACTGTATATTAAGATGATGACTATACCTGTATTATTTTGATGTTTGATTTAGTCATTTTCAAATATTGCTATTTgaaatttagaagaaatgtttGCAggtcttaaaataaaacaaatattaatatttttaatccaGAAAAACAAGTATTTTTTAAAGTGGCCTTTTTtcatagctgtatttataaagtttTGTGTACTACAAAAGTGTTTGCATATTGTTTCTTTCTTAGGAAAATTCACACGGTATCTGTTTGTGTTGTTCCCCCCAAAACCGAAAGTTAAATATAATAGAGAAAGTAAAAGTGTTGGAGTGCTTTGGTATTcccctttagttttttttttggtattccCTTGTATAGTCTAAGCAGGAAATTTTGTCACAGACGTTTTGTTTTTCTCATCGCATGGTGGAGATCCGTGAGCTGTCTTTAGTAAGTAAGCTACTTATTTGCATttagcacattttattttatttttgatagtaaTAAGAGTCTATTAAAATGCTTAACTTGTTTTCACACTTGTATgcataaataatgttttcttgTTGCCAGAAACACATTGGCTTTTGAAGTTAAGTTATTCTTATGGCACACTTGGTAAtgtagtctctctctctctctctctctctctctctctttctctctctctctctctctccctccctctctctttcagATTTATCCAACTGTGGAAGTAGTAGGAGTATTTATGCCATGAGCACTGCAAAGGTAAATTGACCGTCGAGATCTCTCTGATCTCTGAATTACTGccaattgttttagttttattaagaatgtgaaaattgtcaaataaataaaataactattagtGCTACTCGTACTCATAAATTTATTTGCTGTCTTTATCTTTGATGTTTATCCATGACGATGTAGTTGAATGAAGCCTATGATGTAGGCTACACTGTAACCGTATGTAACTGTATGTAACTGTATGACGTTTGTATGACACTTCAGATTGGGAAGTACAGTATTGCATGAGTCACTGTACACCTACGTTGTATGACAGAATTATAATAAGAAAATTGTACTTACGAACATACCAAATGGAATATTTGAACTTCTGATTATTTTGCTGTTTAATTACAGTTGtaaggaaaagtatatactttaatGAGAAATAGACAGATATAGATTTTTCATCTATCACCCTTTATACAGTATATCACATAGCTGTTTGTAAAAGTTGTTCAATCTGCACAACAaagtatttttttccttaaagAAAAAATTGATTATGAGTCTATGATTCTGAGCCTTTGGTCTTCATTGCCTTCAAAAGTCTACTTTCACCTGGCTCAAACACTTTAGGcagaatttattgtattttagctCAAGTTTCAAAAAACTCCTTTTGTAATAACTGAAGCCGAGTAATTAAACTCTTAGTTTGTATCTAGTGTTTACATTATACTTGTGAGACTCAACAAACCTTTCAGTGGTGACTCTGAAACCCTTTGATTGGCAGTTGCGTTCAACTGAAACATGTATAATTGGTTATTATTCTCAGCTCTTAAGGAAATCTGACGAAATGTGCACAGATCTAATTGTAATTGACACTGTACATTTATTTGGACATTTCACTTCAATTGCAACAGTCATAATAGATCTTATTACATTGTGTAAGGATTTGGATTTGTTCATTTTGGTAGTTCTTTTTCCACAAGCATTTGTTGATTTCTATCACTGATGGACATACTGAGTTTATATAGAGGAATTAAATAGCTGAAACATCTCATAATGTATTATGTACCACAAGCTAAGTTGCTCAATTTTCTCAGGTTCTTTGCAATGGAGATTCAGGTTAATCagctaattctttttttttttgtaattggaaaagaacttaaattatacagtaaaatcaggatagcactttattttaatggtccatttgagtattagtagactgtctgcttaatatctgctgatactgctcctaaacagacatttaactgtctttaagaaacttagcaagtacatttCAACTCACACTAacaccaaccccaacctaacagtctacttaaaatctaatgagaattagttggcatgtggatgcaatgtaacttaaattcaacaaacggaatatcaaaataaagtgggaaTAATTAGTGCCATTATTACATGCACTGTACCgaccacaacagactgggtcatctgaccaacCAATCAGAGCACTGCAGACTTTTGGAAAGAAGCAATTTAATTGGTTCCatgatttgaaaataaaaatattcactttattttcatttaaaaatggtcACGGCCAATCAAACATTAGTAAAAATGTCTGGCTTTTAGTGTCATCtgttttcagtttttatatataacatataatataacaattaatagtttaagtaattaataattaattaagtaatttataactacattaaaataaacacctTACTTACATATAATGAAAGTTAAGGTTGATGTTATAAGAAATTGAAAGTGTTTTCTTGGCACTGTAGGCTTCTGTGggagacaaaacaaaaaaggaacaTTTTAGCAGCATAAAATAGGaagactttaaatgtcttttGGTTTATCTGAAAATATATAACGCTTATAAAATGGTTTAGTGcagttatatattttaaagtcatttttagcTGTATAActatttgatttttaaattttataagtGGAAAAGCAAGAAGATTTGTGGATCTGTGAAGTATGATCAAAGCCCAAAAATCTTTCCTTATTTCCCAGTGTCCCAGCTGTGCGAGCTCTGATGTTGGTGTTTTGGACAGTCAGCGAGCGGTCTGCGGGTATTGCTCTAAAGTGAATCGGCGTGTGTTTCAGTTCTGTTGCGATTGTCAAAGAGAATGGCCACGTGATGCTTCAAGCACCAGTGCCTGCATGCTGCCAGACTGTGCACTTCGTGCTGCCCTCCTCAGCGACACAAAAATCAGTGACCCATTCAGCTCGGCAAGAGGATGTCCGTTTTTCAGGGCCTGTCCAAAGTGCAAGGCCCTGCTAACTCACAACGGTAAAGGATGTCCCAACATCACTTGCCCTCATTGTCACACATACTTCTGCTTCCGCTGCCTGAGTCGACGGTGCATTGGGTTAATGGATTTTGATATTGATTATCATATTGATTATTTTCCTCAACGAGGGCCTTTACGTCATGGTCATGACATAAGTATATGTAGAGTGGTAGACAACAGTCTCAATTTTTAACAGATGATTGAATAGCTCTGTTTGtaaagattttttaatataaGGATTGGGGTAATTCTGTAGGCGAGTGTATctgcattaaatatataaaagctaaatataatataaatacaatatgaaGCTCAATATATAGTTAAACACAATAGAATTAATTTAGTCCTGTGCAGAAATTCCCCAAAGATTACAATGTAAAATGACACTGCATAGtcatcttcattgtataaataatgtggaaaaaaatatgaatCTAATAATCATTGTTAAAGCTACAGATGTTTTtgtttcttgtgcttgaatgcttAACACTCTTTAAAAAggtgcaaattatacattttactcTGTTATGGTTAACCATTGCAAGTAAGTCTGAAATGATGTGTTCTGAACTGAGGTGCCATGATCCTAACTTCACATCCTGCAGTGTGATTATTGCCTAATATGCCCATTACAGGGTTaaagctgaaacaatatattgtacaaaCCTAATAAAACTGATAAACGGCTTAACACTCAATTCCACCTATTCATATTGTGTGATTTATAGGGTAATACTTTCACTGTTAAACGTGTTATTGTAAATGCTGATAACGTTGAATGTCTTTTAAAACTCTTAactaattaatgaaaaaaattgtgattgtgaaaaaattgtgattaaaaaaacTGATCAATTACAATGGaatctgttttttgttgttgttgtttttttaaaggctcATTAATACATTATATCTCAAATTCTTGTTTTGTTCTCTGTTCCTGTAAATATCATTGTTAAaactataaatgttttattttcttctattTCTTCTATTATTTTCTTCTATTTCAGTTGTGCCTGAATGATTAAAACTCTTTTACACAGTAGCAGATGAAAAAAAAACGTGTGAAGGAGAAACTCTGTTGTGTTTACTCCAGAGATGTGAAAATGCTTTCTGAACTGTGGTGCCTGCTCAACTATGATCCCAATTTAACATCACACATCCTGTAATCATACAGTGTCAATGCTCAAAcagtatattgtgcagtcctaaatAAACTGATAATTGGTATTCTAAAACTTACCTAATCATAACTGGCCAATTGTATCATATTTATAAGGGAATACTAATACTAAAGGAATTCCGTTTCCTTACTGAAGCTAAAATGACCATTAAGGAATAAGCAGTAAAAATATTTAATGGACTCAAgcttacattttacagtaaactaaatACCATTATTACACACACTGTACCAACCACAACAGACTTGCTCATCTGAGCAATTAAAGCAGTGCATATATGGAAAGCAATTTAAGTGTCTCCAaaatttgaaaatacaaataatcaCCTTATTTTTCACGTCAGCGACAATCAAACATTAGTATTTGTTTATCGCTGCTACTGTCATCTGCTTTATTGTATTGCCTTAATTACAAACACACTGGTTTGTAACAGCTTTACCTCCTGTTgtactttgttttgtgtttagttacTGCACTTTGTTTTCCATTGTCTTTTAGTTATGTCCTTATtgtgatgaatgagtgaacatTGTTTACCGTGGTTAAAGTAACATTggacacataaaaaaaaactttaactgcATGATAGGAACATCATAGTGACAAGGAGTTCTATCTTCAGAGTGCTATGATGATCAGTATTATGACAGTGACAATGAG
This Danio aesculapii chromosome 5, fDanAes4.1, whole genome shotgun sequence DNA region includes the following protein-coding sequences:
- the LOC130228574 gene encoding E3 ubiquitin-protein ligase lubel-like isoform X2, encoding MSTAKCPSCASSDVGVLDSQRAVCGYCSKVNRRVFQFCCDCQREWPRDASSTSACMLPDCALRAALLSDTKISDPFSSARGCPFFRACPKCKALLTHNGKGCPNITCPHCHTYFCFRCLSPECYDDQYYDSDNEEYIEPEPCVIVDNTQTLEDLGL
- the LOC130228574 gene encoding E3 ubiquitin-protein ligase lubel-like isoform X1; this encodes MSTAKCPSCASSDVGVLDSQRAVCGYCSKVNRRVFQFCCDCQREWPRDASSTSACMLPDCALRAALLSDTKISDPFSSARGCPFFRACPKCKALLTHNGKGCPNITCPHCHTYFCFRCLSRRCIGLMDFDIDYHIDYFPQRGPLRHGHDISICRVVDNSLNF